The genomic segment ATCATCGCGCACGAAAGACCATTGCAAAACGGTGACCGGACCGGTGAGCATGCCCTTCATCGGACGCGTGGTCAGGGATTGGGCGTAGCCGGTCCAATCCACGGTCATGGGCCGAATACGGCGCACGTCGCCGTATAGGATCGGCGGTTTTACGCACCGGGATCCGTAGCTTTGTACCCACCCGTTTGCGGTGATCGCAAAGCCGTCCAGGAGTTCCCCGAAGTATTCCACCATGTCGGTGCGCTCGGGCTCCCCGTGCACCAGCACGTCAAGGCCCAGGGCCTCCTGGCGCGCGACGGTCTGCGCGATCTCGGCCTGTAGCCGCTCCCGGTAGACCGCTTCACTGATCCCCCCGCCGCGGTAGTCGCGGCGCAGGCGGCGGATCTCCGTAGTCTGGGGGAACGAGCCGATGGTGGTGGTGGGCAGGATCGGCAAACCCAAACGTTGCTGCTGTGCGACACAGCGCCGCGGATAGTGACTGGCGCGTTGCGCCATGGCGTTGGTCACCGCGGTGGCCCGCGCCACGACCTCCGGGCAGTGGATGCGCGGCGAGCCGCGCCGCTCCGCCAACGCCTCCCGAGCCCGCTGCAATCCTCCGGAGACCGCGGCCTCCCCTTCGGCAAGTGCGCGGCGCAGCAGGACCACCTCCTCCAATTTCTGGACCGCGAAGGCCAGCCAACCACGCAGCTCCGGGTCCAATGTCTCCTCCAGGTCCAAATCCACCGGTACGTGGAGCAAGGAACAGGAGGGCGCGAGCCACAGCCGCTCACCCAGCCGTTCGTAGGCTGGACGCAGACGCGCCAGTAGGACATCAAGGTCGGAACGCCACACATTACGCCCGTCCACGATACCTGCGGACAGGACCTTGTAGGGCGGCAGGCGATCGAGCACCGCCTCGAGTTGTTCCGGCGCGCGCACCAAGTCCACATGCAAACCATCCACCGGCAGGTGGCAGACGAGGCCCAGGTGTTCGTTCAAACCGCCGAAGTAAGTGGCCACCATGAGCCGCAGGCCAGGAACCTGGAGCCGGGCATAGGCGTATTCGAATGCGTCCCGCCAGGGGTGCGGGAGGTCCAACACGAGGATCGGCTCGTCGAGCTGCACCCATTCCACCCCCTGCTCCCGCAACCCCACCAAGATCTCTCCGTAGGCAGGCAACAGGCGCTCCAGCAGTGCGAGGCGGTCGAAACTGGCCCCCGCGGCCTTGCCCTGCCACAGGTAGGTCAGGGGTCCTGGCAATACCGCCTTGACGCGGTGCCCCGCGGAACGCGCGTCCGCGACCTGCTCGAACAGCCCCGAAGCCGAAAGCCGGAATTCCTGGTCCGCGCTGAACTCCGGCACGATGTAGTGGTAGTTGGTATCGAACCACTTGGTCATCTCGCAGGCCGGTACGTCCGCGCCATCACGGCCGCGGCCCCGGGCCATCCGGAAGTAGGTGTCCAGCGTCACCGGTCCGGTAACCGGTCCGAACCGCGCCGGCACCACCCCCAACAGGGCAGACAAATCCAGGATCGAGTCGTACCAGGAGAAGTCCCCAACAGTCACCAGATCGAGGCCCGCCTCCTGCTGGTGGCGCCAATGCCTGAGCCGGAGGCTGCGCCCCATGTCGTGCAGAGCGGCCTCGTCCAGATCGCCGCGCCAGTAGGCTTCCACGGCCCGCTTGAGTTCCCGCCGCGCGCCGATGCGGGGGAATCCGAGGGTATGGGCAATACTCATCTGTGTCTCTCCATCGGGTCCCCAGGGGTGCCGGCTGGGACCCACGGGCCGGGATTCGGGATCGCCGGGATTCCGAGATCGATGGAAGTTTGAGCTAGGCTATAAAATGAGACAAATTCTTTATTTTCAGGTTATACATGAAATATACTCACGTTAATGATCGAAATCCGCCATCTCCGCACTCTGATGGCCATCCGGGAAGTCGGCACCCTGGCGGGGGCCGCGTCCCGTCTGCATCTCACCCAGTCGGCCCTGTCCCACCAGCTCCGGATCCTGGAGGAACGGCTGGGGATTCCCCTATTACATCGGAAACACCGGCCACTCCGCTTCACCGCGGCCGGGGAGCGCGTCCTGGCCCTGGCGGAACGGGTGTTGGGGGAATTGGAGGACGCCGGCCGGGAGTTGAGCCGGATGGCAGCGGGGCGGGCGGGACGACTGCACTTGGCCATCGAGTGCCACAGTTGCTTCGACTGGCTAATGCCGGCGATGGACGCCTACCGGCCGCGCTGGCCGGAGGTGGAGATCGACCTGTCGCTTGCGTTCGGCTTCGAACCCCTTCCGGCCCTGGCCCGCGGGGACCTGGACTTGGTGATTACCGCGGATCCGGAGGTCCGTGCCGACCTGCGTTTTATTCCTCTATTCCGCCATCAGGGGGTCCTCATCCTCGCGCCCGGGCATCCTCTCGCGGCACGCCCCTGGATCCAGCCTCGGGACTTGGCCGGCGAGACCCTGATCACCTACCCGGTACCCCCGGAGCGGCTGGATATCTATCGCCACTTCCTGTCCCCCGCCGGGGTCGAACCGGCGGCGCGACGCACCGCGGAACTCACTGCGGTGCTATTGCAACTGGTGGCCAGCGGCCGCGGCGTTGCGGCCCTCCCGCGCTGGGCCGCCGCCGCCTTTCTGGCCCGCGGCTCCGTGGTCGCACGGCCCTTGGGCAGTGAGCGCGGGATGTGGGCCACCCTCTATGCCGCGCTGCGCACCCGTCAGATGGAAGCCGTGTATATCCAGGACTTCGTGGACACCGCCCGGATCACCGCCTTCCGACACCTGGAGGAGATCCAGCCGACCCCGTGACGGCGACTTGCATTCCCTCGATAATCACACTATCTTGTGTTCCATCTCCGGTGCACACCCAACATATTGAGTGTGCCGAAAAAGGGAACCCGGTGTAATTCCGGGACTGACGCGCAGCGGTAAGGGGGAACAAGGCGCGCACGGGGCCGCCACCATGGGGTCCCAGGCACTGTCCCGCAGGGGATGGGAAGCCGCGCACCGAGGCCCGCCGTGAACTACGGCCCGCCCCCAAGTCCGAAGACCTGCCGGAGAGAACCCGGGCCACGGCCCGGGTTCGGAAATCACCCAGGCCTTCGCGATACAGGCTCCGGGAGTGAAGCGGGATTCCACGCCACAGCCCGGCGCGCGTTGCCCCCTTTTCCCCACCCGTCCGCGCAGGCGCCCACTCCAACGAACGTGATTCTGGAGGCGCCATGGAAACCGACACCGCACCTGTTCCCAACCGATCCCCGACTGGCCCCGCGACCCGCAGGCCGGCCGCCACCCTAGCGACGCTCGGCGTCGACCCGGACCACTGCCGGGTCATCCGCCGCAACGGCTCGGTCACCGCCTTCGATCCGGCCAAGATCTCCGTGGCCCTGACCAAGGCCTTTCTAGCCGTGGAAGGCGGCACTGCCGCCGCCAGCCGCCGCATCCATGAAACCGTGGAGCGCTTGACCGGGCAGGTAGCCACTGCGCTCACCCGCCACCTGCCCACCGGGGGCACGGTCCACATCGAGGATATCCAGGACCAAGTGGAACTGGCCCTGATGCGCGACGGCCATCACCGGATCGCGCGCGCCTACGTGCTGTACCGCGAAGAACATACCCGCCAGCGCCAGACTCGCGCCGCCCGATCCCCCGAGACCACGGCACCGATCCTCCATGTACGCCGGCCGGACGGCACCAGCCAGCCCCTGGAGCCGGCGTGGCTTAGCTCGCTTGCGGAAGAGGCGTGCGCCGGCGTTGAGGACGTAAACGGCGCGCGGATCGTGCAGGAGGCGCTGCGCAACCTGTTCGACGGGATTCCCGAGGCGGAAGTGGTGCCCGCGCTCACCATCGGCGCGCGCTCCCTCATCGAACGGGAGCCCAACTACGGTTACGCGGCGGCGCGCCTGCTGCTGCATACGCTGCGTCGGGAGGCCCTGTCGTTCCTCGCTGGACGACCCGATACCGCGAGTCACGAGGCGATGACGGCCCGCTATCCGGAGTACTTCGACCAGTATGTACACCGGGGGATCACCCTGGGCCTGCTGAACGAGGAGCTCGCCCGTTTCAACCTGGCACGGCTCGGCGCGGCACTGCAACCGGAACGCGACCGGCAGTTCGGCTACCTCGGGCTGCAGACCCTATACGACCGCTATTTCCTGCATCACGGCGGGGTACGCTTCGAGCTGCCCCAGGCGTTTTTCATGCGCGTGGCCATGGGGCTCGCCCTGCCTGAGATCGACCGCGAGAGACGCGCCATCGAGTTCTACGAACTGCTATCAAGCTTCGATTTCATGAGCTCCACCCCCACCCTGTTCAATGCCGGCACCCGGCGCCCGCAGCTCTCATCCTGCTACCTCACCACGATCCCCGATGACCTGGACGGCATCTTCGGCGCGATCCGCGCCAACGCGTTGCTGTCCAAATACGCCGGTGGCCTGGGCAACGATTGGACCCGGGTGCGGGGCATGGGCGCCCACATCCGCGGCACCAACGGCAGCAGCCAGGGGGTGGTGCCGTTCCTGAAGGTCGCCAACGACACCGCAGTCGCCGTGAACCAGGGCGGGAAACGCCGCGGGGCGGTGTGCGCCTACTTGGAGACCTGGCACATCGACATCGAGGAATTCCTGGAGCTGCGCAAGAACACCGGCGACGAGCGCCGCCGCACCCACGATATGAATACCGCCAACTGGGTACCGGACCTGTTCATGAAACGGGTGACAGAAGAAGGCGACTGGACGCTGTTTTCCCCGGACGAGGTGCCTGATCTGCATGACCTGTCGGGGCGCGCCTTCGAGGAACGCTACCACGAATACGAAACCCAGGCGGCGCGCGGGAAACTGAAGGTTACCCGCACCGTGAAGGCGGTGGAGCTGTGGCGCAAGATGCTTTCCATGCTGTTCGAGACCGGCCACCCCTGGATCACCTTCAAAGATCCGTGCAATCTGCGTTCGCCACAGCGCCACGCGGGCGTCGTGCACAGCTCCAACCTGTGCACGGAGATCACGCTGAACAGCTCCGACGCGGAGATCGCGGTGTGCAATCTGGGCAGCGTAAACCTCGCGCGCCATACCGGCGCCAACGGTCTCGACGACGTTAAACTTGAGCGCACGGTACGTACCGCCATGCGTATGCTGGACAACGTCATCGACATCAACTACTACTCGGTGCCCGAGGCGCGGCGTTCCAACCTGCGTCACCGCCCGGTGGGCCTCGGGATCATGGGGTTCCAGGACGCCCTCTACCAGTTGCGGATCCCCTACGCGGCGGAAGCGGCCGCGGAATTCGCCGACCGCTCCGCGGAGGCCCTGGCCTATCACGCGATCCGCGCCAGCACCGACCTGGCCGAGGAGCGCGGCCGCTACGCGAGCTTCGAGGGCTCGCTCTGGAGCCAGGGCGTACTGCCGCTGGACTCCCTGGACCTGCTCGAACAGGAGCGCGGCGGCTACCTTCAGGTGGACCGCTCCCGCACCTTGGATTGGGACACGCTGCGCGAGCGGGTCCGGACCGTGGGCATGCGCAATTCCAACTGCCTGGCGATCGCGCCGACCGCGACCATCTCCAACATCTGCGGGGTCTCCCAGTCCATCGAACCCACCTACCAGAACCTGTTCGTGAAGTCGAACCTCTCGGGCGAGTTCACGGCCGTGAACCCCTATCTGGTGGCAGACCTGAAGGCGCGCGGCCTGTGGGACGAGGTCATGGTCAACGACCTCAAATACTACGACGGCAGCATCCTCGCCATCGACCGCGTCCCCGAAGAGCTAAAGGCGCTGTACGCGAGCGCGTTCGAAATCGATCCACGCTGGCTGGTGGAGGCCGCCAGCCGCCGTCAGAAGTGGCTCGACCAGGCCCAGTCCTTGAACCTATACATGGCGGAACCCTCCGGGAAGCGTCTTGACAACCTGTACAGGCTGGCCTGGACGCGCGGACTCAAGACCACGTACTACCTGCGCTCCATGGGGGCCACGCACATGGAGAAGGGCGGCGTGCGGCAGCCGTCAGGCGACCAAGCGACCCAAGGCGACACCGGGACCATCCCGTCGTGCTCGATCCTGGACCCCAACTGCGATGCCTGCCAGTAGGCACGCCGCACCGGCGACGGCCGGCACACCACGGATGCATTCGACGAGAGGTACCAAGACATGATGAACTGGGAAGATCCGCTCACCGCCAGCGCGCACACCGCGCCCCTTCCACCCCTCGCCGCTGACAGCGCGCCGCGCACCGGCCCGTCATTGTGCAACGACACACCGGAGTCTGCCATGAGCCCGGTCGATCCAAAAGACAAGCGGGTCGTGAATGGTCTGACCGACGTTAACCAGCTGGCGCCGTTCCGCTATCCGTGGGCATGGAAGTATTTCCTGAACGCCAACCGGAACCACTGGACGCCGCTGGACATCAGCATGGGTCAGGACGTTCACGATTACTTCCACCGACTCACCGTGGAGGAACGTCACGTATACACCAACGTGCTGTCCTATCTCACCACCTCGGACATCATGGCCATGCGCAACATTGGGCTCGCCGTAATGGAGAAAATGACGGCGCCGGAGCTGCAGATCTATCAGGCCCGCCAGGTCTATGAGGAGTCCCTGCATACCTGGACCTATCAGCACTGCATCGAGACCATTGGGCTCGACCAGGGAGAGGTCTATAACCGCTACCGGGTGGTGCCGGAAATCAACGCCAAGATCCGCATCGCCAACCGGCGCTTGAACTCCGTGCTGCGCCCGGACATCGACCTGCGGGACCGCGGTGAATTGGGGAACTTTCTCATGGCCTACATCTTCTTCGCGGCGGTATTCGAGGGATGCTGGTTCTACAACGGCTTCAGCCCGATCTTTGCCTTGCAGCGCCG from the Chromatiales bacterium 21-64-14 genome contains:
- a CDS encoding 5-methyltetrahydropteroyltriglutamate--homocysteine S-methyltransferase; this encodes MSIAHTLGFPRIGARRELKRAVEAYWRGDLDEAALHDMGRSLRLRHWRHQQEAGLDLVTVGDFSWYDSILDLSALLGVVPARFGPVTGPVTLDTYFRMARGRGRDGADVPACEMTKWFDTNYHYIVPEFSADQEFRLSASGLFEQVADARSAGHRVKAVLPGPLTYLWQGKAAGASFDRLALLERLLPAYGEILVGLREQGVEWVQLDEPILVLDLPHPWRDAFEYAYARLQVPGLRLMVATYFGGLNEHLGLVCHLPVDGLHVDLVRAPEQLEAVLDRLPPYKVLSAGIVDGRNVWRSDLDVLLARLRPAYERLGERLWLAPSCSLLHVPVDLDLEETLDPELRGWLAFAVQKLEEVVLLRRALAEGEAAVSGGLQRAREALAERRGSPRIHCPEVVARATAVTNAMAQRASHYPRRCVAQQQRLGLPILPTTTIGSFPQTTEIRRLRRDYRGGGISEAVYRERLQAEIAQTVARQEALGLDVLVHGEPERTDMVEYFGELLDGFAITANGWVQSYGSRCVKPPILYGDVRRIRPMTVDWTGYAQSLTTRPMKGMLTGPVTVLQWSFVRDDQPRADTCVQLALALRDEVADLESAGIAIIQIDEPAFREGLPLRRSEWPAYLDWAARCFRVAACGVRDETQIHTHMCYAEFNDILEAIAALDADVITIETSRSRMELLEAFQTFHYPNGIGPGVFDIHSPRVPPVEEIGGLLEQAVQRVPVERLWVNPDCGLKTRAWPEVEAALANMVRAAGLLRVRVGIPADGSAVAR
- a CDS encoding LysR family transcriptional regulator; amino-acid sequence: MIEIRHLRTLMAIREVGTLAGAASRLHLTQSALSHQLRILEERLGIPLLHRKHRPLRFTAAGERVLALAERVLGELEDAGRELSRMAAGRAGRLHLAIECHSCFDWLMPAMDAYRPRWPEVEIDLSLAFGFEPLPALARGDLDLVITADPEVRADLRFIPLFRHQGVLILAPGHPLAARPWIQPRDLAGETLITYPVPPERLDIYRHFLSPAGVEPAARRTAELTAVLLQLVASGRGVAALPRWAAAAFLARGSVVARPLGSERGMWATLYAALRTRQMEAVYIQDFVDTARITAFRHLEEIQPTP
- a CDS encoding ribonucleoside-diphosphate reductase subunit alpha, with the translated sequence METDTAPVPNRSPTGPATRRPAATLATLGVDPDHCRVIRRNGSVTAFDPAKISVALTKAFLAVEGGTAAASRRIHETVERLTGQVATALTRHLPTGGTVHIEDIQDQVELALMRDGHHRIARAYVLYREEHTRQRQTRAARSPETTAPILHVRRPDGTSQPLEPAWLSSLAEEACAGVEDVNGARIVQEALRNLFDGIPEAEVVPALTIGARSLIEREPNYGYAAARLLLHTLRREALSFLAGRPDTASHEAMTARYPEYFDQYVHRGITLGLLNEELARFNLARLGAALQPERDRQFGYLGLQTLYDRYFLHHGGVRFELPQAFFMRVAMGLALPEIDRERRAIEFYELLSSFDFMSSTPTLFNAGTRRPQLSSCYLTTIPDDLDGIFGAIRANALLSKYAGGLGNDWTRVRGMGAHIRGTNGSSQGVVPFLKVANDTAVAVNQGGKRRGAVCAYLETWHIDIEEFLELRKNTGDERRRTHDMNTANWVPDLFMKRVTEEGDWTLFSPDEVPDLHDLSGRAFEERYHEYETQAARGKLKVTRTVKAVELWRKMLSMLFETGHPWITFKDPCNLRSPQRHAGVVHSSNLCTEITLNSSDAEIAVCNLGSVNLARHTGANGLDDVKLERTVRTAMRMLDNVIDINYYSVPEARRSNLRHRPVGLGIMGFQDALYQLRIPYAAEAAAEFADRSAEALAYHAIRASTDLAEERGRYASFEGSLWSQGVLPLDSLDLLEQERGGYLQVDRSRTLDWDTLRERVRTVGMRNSNCLAIAPTATISNICGVSQSIEPTYQNLFVKSNLSGEFTAVNPYLVADLKARGLWDEVMVNDLKYYDGSILAIDRVPEELKALYASAFEIDPRWLVEAASRRQKWLDQAQSLNLYMAEPSGKRLDNLYRLAWTRGLKTTYYLRSMGATHMEKGGVRQPSGDQATQGDTGTIPSCSILDPNCDACQ
- a CDS encoding ribonucleotide reductase, yielding MMNWEDPLTASAHTAPLPPLAADSAPRTGPSLCNDTPESAMSPVDPKDKRVVNGLTDVNQLAPFRYPWAWKYFLNANRNHWTPLDISMGQDVHDYFHRLTVEERHVYTNVLSYLTTSDIMAMRNIGLAVMEKMTAPELQIYQARQVYEESLHTWTYQHCIETIGLDQGEVYNRYRVVPEINAKIRIANRRLNSVLRPDIDLRDRGELGNFLMAYIFFAAVFEGCWFYNGFSPIFALQRRGLMKGTAEQFQYILRDEVMHCGFGIRVVRQIMFEENIQPDPKDMRAMWDEAEAAERAYADYILRDPILGYSADLHSEQFRFVANRRAHQLGLEEPFPGARDVLPWLDEQANLRKEKNFFETRVTEYQTGGALTWD